CCCTTCTTAATCTGCCATTCTTCCATACTTATTTTTGGATGCTGGCAACTGGTTCCCATTGTTTTTCACTTCAGGATCCTGCAATCATCTAGGCAGAATGAAACATTGACATTGGTACCCTTGATCTTTTCAACTCTAAAGACTTTTCACCTCTACTAATATCACTTAATTCCACAGAAGATATGGATCTCATCTGCGCCTTTTCTGAAATCTTAAACTCGAACATCCTCTCTGATCAtaattttcctctccttttgtgtcATCCAAGCCCTCACTGCCATAATGCCCAAGCTTTAGCCTCACTGAGACCTTCAGTTCAGTGATCTATTTCCCTGAAAGTTTACTTTCCTCTTCCTGGTCTCACTTCCTTCCCAATTCCTCTCATGCCTGTTTATGCCTCTTATTTCTGCTGCATCTGtcacttaaaattttaatctCGGACAATCCTATAAGCCAATTTCTCTACTATAGCTCAGTGCTGTTGGAGAAAACCAAAATTTGCTGATTTCTGGGCCCACAAATTAATTTTATGGTTACTAATTAATAAGTTAGCAtctcaaaacagaacaaaaacaaaaaaccaggacACAATTTGTTTGCCCTTGGTGTATTCTCGTGCTTATTCCTCTTGATGACAACTCCAGACCTTCATTACATTCTTCAAGCCCCCTCCATGTTCACCCTCAACAGATGCCATTTTCTTCCAGTTCAAGAAAAACAGGCTACTGGGCATGGATAACCAAAAACACCTAGGTGGAAAGGGCAGATAGGAAAGTATCAAATCTGCACCTAATCTTCTTCCTTCAGTTTCAGGGGAATAGACATCTCTTCTTTCACCCAAGGCTAACCACATATTCTACCCAAGCACTTAATCTCACCCTCTCCAATTCTCCTCTTGCACATTATTCCATTATTTAGTCTATCATTCTCCCTATCTCTTTCATTACCTTCAATCTCTTCATCTCTACTGGCTTTCCTAACTTACAAATATGCAAAGGTCTCTTCCATCCAATAAAACCGTTTCTTCCTACATACTGCCACATgtacttcctttctttctcatccaatttttcaaaaggaaagcCTACCTTGattatctttgctttcttttctctcattccttCTTTATGCAATCTTGCTTCTGTTCTCACCACTCTACAGAAACAGTTCCTGCCAGGGCAACCAACAACCTCATTGTTTAGATTAATGGACAGCTCTGTCTTTGATTTTTCTGCTAAATTTGACACTGTTGATCTACCTACCTTCCCTTGGCTTTTATGAGACTATGCTGTGTTGCTTCTCCTATTTTCTGACCATTTCTTCTTTGTGATCCTATATCATTTCAACTTTCATAATGCAAATTTTGATAAGCCATAAACCCATATCACTAACCCAGACAATGCTCTTGAACTCTAAACTCAAATATTCAACACACAATATATTCATCCTCATGTTCCACCTTAAGATAATTTCCCCCATCTCTCAACAtattcttctatttccatatttCCACTATTAGTGGATAGTAGTACCAGTATTAATCCAATTACCAAAGCTTAAATCCCAagaataattttcattaattaataatttcattcattctttttcactctCATAACCTAGAGATACACATGTATATCTGTGAGTGTATGTTCATACATGTGCACCTGAACATTCAGCTTTCAATAGGGTGTTAGGGAAGACCTCACGACATTAAATTGATCCAAGGATTGCCAATAGCagctggtcttcgggaagaaagaatcaccttgatgatgccttgatatggacattttcccaacctcatgtcatggtatttgctgaaacagcctaggaaactaaaacatcaccTCACCCCACACTATAGTGTAAGTTATATAAAAACTgagatttttatctgttttgtgcCTGGCTATAGCCTAGAACAATACTTGCCACATAAAAGGCATGCAATAAACATCCATGAAAGAATGGAGTGGGTTTAACAGAGaataggagagagaggagaaagcacAAGTACATATAACTGTTTTGAGAAGATTTCCTATAAAGGGATTCAGAGAAATATGGGAGAAGCTGGAGGTAGATGTGAGATCAAAGGACTTTTGTAAGATAGGGGATATTGCAGCATGCTTCTCAGTGCTGAGAAATGATACAGGAACAAAGGAAAATCTGATGATGAGAGAGTATAACACCAAATGAAATCCGTGAATAGAAGAAAAGGAATGCAATCTGGTGCTGGAGTGTAGGCACTGCCTCAAATAGGAGGATAggcattttatcattttaacagTGAAGGTAGAGCATTTGGGCATTgtatgggttgaattgtatcACTCCCCCTTGCCCCTCTCCCCtttgaatgtgaccttattggaaatagggtcattgcagatggaattaaagaTAAGGTCATATGGAAGTAAGGtgaggccttaatccaatatgattggtaTCATAAGAAGCATAAGAAGATTGTAGCacaagaaggggagaagagagagtTGGGAAccatgtgatgacagaggcagcaaatgaagtgctgcagctgcaagccaaggaatatCAAGGATTGCTAgaagccaccagaagctaagGGAACATGgtcctgcccacaccttgattccCATCATCTAGCTTCCAAAATGATGAGACAATAACTTTCTGTTTtaccactaagtttgtggtactctgttacagcagccctaggaaagaAATACAGGCATCTAAGCGGGGTGGGGTTGTTGGTGGGGTGCTGatagaaatactaaatggaaGAGATGAAGTGCTTGTCTGCTATTTTCTcaatgatattaaaataaaagttcatCAGCTGAAAATAAGGACTGGGTAAGACATACCGGAAGTTTAAGCAGAAAGGGTGGGAAGAATTGCCTTGGAGTGTGGGAGAATGTCTAAGAAACACGGTAAAAGACCTACTTCAGGTTAGTGGACATGAATCAAAAGAGAGGCAAATCACAAAGGTTCTGTTTTTTTCCCAGCCACTTTCATCTGCCATGGATGCAGGTGTGGAATAGGGATGCAAGATGTATTTATCCGAGCAGGTTTATCATTCAAAATGTGAAGAAGGGGAAAGGAGACAAGGACAGATGGATTATGAAACCTAAGATGGGTAAAGAGGGAAGTGAGGACATGAGAAGTGTTTCAGTAAAAAGGTTGCAAGGTCAACGACTAGAGGTCCTGGTGGGGTGGAAGAGGCGATGGAACCGGGGTTCTAAGTTATTTCTGACGACACGCCGAATTCAGGACCATGGAAATGAGTGACTAAGGTTgctttttcttcccccaaatcctTTCCCCGGAAAGTTGGGGCCAAGCCTTTCTGGATTCCAAATCACGTTCCACTCCGTCGCCTTTATCAGGAGAAGTTATACAGAAGCCAAGAGCGGGGCGCCTAACTGCTTCTCCTCTCcattttcctccctccttccatccaaTTTGGGGCCGACTTATCCCAGCAGGCGGCCCCTCCCGAACTCACTGTTTGGGCGGGTGCTGGGCGTTGCTAAGCGCCGGCGGAGAATTTCTTTCCAGTCCTTGGCCGATTCCATGGCCACCCGAGCTCCTGCCTTTGCTTGTATACTAACCGTtgcacccaccaccaccacaaactTCAGACGCCTCCAAACCCCCGTAATGGTTAGGAAGGCCGCTCAACCGCCATCTTGGACATGGGCGGAAGTATAGTCTAACTAGGAAACTGTTACTCTAGCAATCGCCGAGAATATGGGTATCACGCTAATAGGGTGGAAAGCAGAcgtagaagagatggaaaactaCCCTCCTCGCGAAGCCCGATTTTAAAGGCCCAAGAGAAAGgagtttgtgttttcatttcttgtcttGGTTTCATGGGTCATGTGCACCACGTGACTCGAGTCCTTCGGGCTCGGGGAAAGCGGGAAGGGCTGCTCTTTCGTCCTTCACCATTTAATTTCATTGGTCATAGTGGATATCCGGAGGCTATAAAGGACCCCAGAATCTACTATAAATTTTCAGCAGCCGGTTTGCTCTCTCATGCCACGAATAGCCTGAAAATCGCTTTTTTTCTTGCCACCAGAGCAAGCGGAACTCCTCCATCCTGTTGGGTCTCGTTCCGCCCGCCGGGATTAGCCTGGTGCTTTGGTACGTTGTAAATTTCTTCCGGGTTAATGGCTGCGTGGAGCGTGAGTGCTGTGGTGAGTTGTTGAATGAAGTGTACTTCGTTTGTGATCGTGCCGTACACGGTCAAGGCCGTGCCTTTCGTGGATCTCTTTACCTGACCTGTTGGCTACCTCAACCCCCACCGCACATCCCCATGTGACGAATTTTGCTGCCTGGGGAGAGTTGTTATGCAGGGCAAGAGACCCTAGACTTTGGCTTTCGCCGCTGTCGTTGCTCTTAGTGAGCTTGGGCTTAGGGGCTTTTGGTCCCTAAGTTTACGATTTTTCGCCCCTTTTTCACAAGGCTCCCATGGGAGACAGCTGTGCTCCAAGTGATCCTTGTGCTTTTTCCTCAGGTTCGTGGTCTGCATTTAACAGCCACCGGGGATCCTCGGTACAAGAGCAGAGACTCCTGTTGTGTTCCTGGTGCTGTAGCTTACCACCGAATTTGGATATTCCCTGTCGTTTTTTACCGAAGAGAACGCACTTGCTTTCGTTGCGATTAAGTACCCCAAAAGCGGAACCTCGATTTGTCTTCAAAGGAGAAACTGgaaatttccttttgaaatttgCGCTTCCATTCCCCACGCCTCTCCCCCGACTTCCATAGTTTTGGTTTAGACAGAGGGGCTTTTTGAACATCTCTCTTACTATCTGGTGCTGACGCTACTGCATAATGACTTTCTGTTTGTCTGGTTTCCGAAGCTTTCCTAAGGTTTGGAAGAGCAACCCGTATCTTGGGCTAGGCTCAGGACACTCTGTTTCTCTCCTTACTGATCGCTATGTTATTAGGAACCAACAGAGCTGGTTTTCCCTTACAACAGTGCCTTCACAAAATACCAAAGCAACGAATCTGCTGATTGCCAAGGGGAAATACCTTAGGAAAAGATATCAGGACAGTCATAAGCCagtttcttctgatttttctcatctttttgcAGCGGGATCCGCTAAGAAGAGATCACAGATGAGTCCTCCGCATAAAGATCATGGCTTGCCACCTCCAAGGAATACTATTCAACTCCCAACAAAACCTCTGAATTCAGAGGAGTGGGATAAacttaaagaagaattcaaaggAAAGGCGAATTTTGAAAATTGGATCAGCTCACAGCTGGCTCATTTTCATAGCTCTGTAGATGTGGCCAAATCCCTGCTGGCATGGGTAGCAGCAAAAAACAATGGCATTATAGGCTATGACTTACTGGCCAGATATTTGTatctttgtgtctttcataagcaGACAGCCGAAGTTATTGATGTCTATGAAATCATGAAAGTCAGATACAAGCGTTTAGAATCTGGGGGTTACAGTCTTCTCATCCGGGGACTAATCCACTCAGACAGGTGGAGAGAGGCCTTGCTCCTATTAGAAGATATCAAACAAGTCATGAtcccttccaaaaaaaattatCATGACTGCATCCAGGGAGCCCTTTTTCATCAAGATGTAAACACAGCTTGGAAACTGTATGAGGAATTGCTAGGTCATGATCTTATTCCTATGCTGGAAACTTTAAAAACCTTCTTTGATTTTGGAAAAGACATCAAGGATGATCAATATTCAAACAAACTACTAGACATTCTTTTTTATCTAAGAAATAATAAACTATATCCTGGGGAGTCATTTGCACACAGTATAAAAACATGGTTTGAAAGGTAATTTTGATTTTTCGTTATATGTATGGTCTTATTTTAATAGGTATacctacctttttttttcatagttgctGAGAATCATTATTATTCAGATTATACGTTTTTCTATCTCTTTGtaagatttgttttttctttcttaattcaaatttttttttcttttttaaaaaagtagcataagcaatttcacaaaatcacataaaagggaaattaTAGAGCGTTcgtagtttttaatgtattttttctttttagaaggaccatttattttgttttctgaggcAAGTAGTATGATGATGGAGTACTTGACCAAAattcaaagaaggaaaagaatatagTATTTGGTTAGACTGTCCATGgttcatatttgtattttagaagtTCCTCTGAAACCTAGTGACTGGTATACGGTATTTATTCTTTGTAATATCTGCACTCCATCCACTTGGATGGTTGGAGTGTACTGGGcggtgaggtggggtgggatcCTAATCAAACCTGATATGCAAAATCTTCATCTTTCCATTtcgttttttatttttccttcatttggcTGCTCTGTCTCCAAGGCTCGtttgttttccctttgcttttcaTTCTCATTCCTGGCTACATGCCTGattattgtttcagtttgctttctttttctcttatttctttaccACTAATTTGCTTCAGGCTTTTTCCTAAaaattcattccttctctc
The Choloepus didactylus isolate mChoDid1 chromosome 4, mChoDid1.pri, whole genome shotgun sequence DNA segment above includes these coding regions:
- the LOC119532401 gene encoding LOW QUALITY PROTEIN: mitochondrial ribonuclease P catalytic subunit (The sequence of the model RefSeq protein was modified relative to this genomic sequence to represent the inferred CDS: inserted 1 base in 1 codon; deleted 2 bases in 1 codon), which produces MTFCLSGFRSFPKVWKSNPYLGLGSGHSVSLLTDRYVIRNQQSWFSLTTVPSQNTKATNLLIAKGKYLRKRYQDSHKPVSSDFSHLFAAGSAKKRSQMSPPHKDHGLPPPRNTIQLPTKPLNSEEWDKLKEEFKGKANFENWISSQLAHFHSSVDVAKSLLAWVAAKNNGIIGYDLLARYLYLCVFHKQTAEVIDVYEIMKVRYKRLESGGYSLLIRGLIHSDRWREALLLLEDIKQVMIPSKKNYHDCIQGALFHQDVNTAWKLYEELLGHDLIPMLETLKTFFDFGKDIKDDQYSNKLLDILFYLRNNKLYPGESFAHSIKTWFESVPGEQWKGQFTTIQKSGQCLGCGKTIESIHLSAEEYEFLKRRIMRDVIDGGDQYKKTTPQELERFQNFVKYHPPFDIIIDGLNVAKMFPKARESQVLLDVVSQLAKQNLRLLVLGRKHMLVQHSRWRKKEMEQVQKQASCFFADNISEDDPFLLYATLHSGNHCKFITKDLMRDHKACLPDAKTRRLFFKWQQGHQLSIINRFPGSKLSFQPILSYDTVVQTTGDSWHLPYDEDMXERYSYEVPTKWLAFTKHIKTLFPLC